One part of the Sander vitreus isolate 19-12246 chromosome 10, sanVit1, whole genome shotgun sequence genome encodes these proteins:
- the LOC144524468 gene encoding CCR4-NOT transcription complex subunit 6 produces MPKEKYDPPDPRRMYTIMSSEEAANGKKSYWAELEISGRVRSLSTALWSLTHLTALHISDNSLSRIPPDIAKLHNLVYLDLSSNKIRTLPAELGNMVSLRELLLNNNQLRVLPFELGKLFQLQTLGLKGNPLAQEIMSLYQEPDGTRRLLSYLLDNLAGAIKRLPTEQPPARSWISLQEPDRTRASALFSVMCYNVLCDKYATRQLYGYCPSWALNWEYRKKSIMQEIMGCNADIISLQEVETEQYYNFFLPELKEQGYDGFFSPKSRARTMSESDRKHVDGCAVFYRTEKFSAVQKHTVEFNQLAMANSEGSEAMLNRVMTKDNIGVAVLLEVRKEMMEASSGKSLHGMEKQLLLVANAHMHWDPEYSDVKLVQTMMFLSEVKNIVDKATRSLKLSSVSGETNAIPLVLCADLNSLPDSGVVEYLSTGGVDCTHKDFKELRYSDSLTKFNCNGKSSTSNGRITHAFKLKSAYDNGLMPYTNYTFDFKGVIDYIFYSKPHLNVLGILGPLDPHWLVENNVSGCPHPHIPSDHFSLFGQLELLLPNLPPQVNGLHLPARR; encoded by the exons ATGcccaaggaaaaatatgacccgCCGGATCCCAGGCGGATGTACACAATTATGTCTAGCGAAGAAGCAGCCAACGGGAAGAAATCATACTGGGCTGAGCTGGAAATCAGCG GCCGAGTAAGGAGTCTCAGCACAGCCCTGTGGTCTCTCACCCACCTCACTGCCCTGCACATCAGTGACAACTCATTGTCACGCATCCCACCAGACATTGCCAAACTACACAACCTAGTGTACCTGGATCTCTCATCCAATAAGATCAGGACCCTGCCGGCAGAGCTCGGCAACATGGTGTCTCTCAG GGAACTGCTTTTAAATAACAACCAGTTGCGGGTTCTGCCATTTGAATTGGGGAAACTGTTTCAGTTACAAACACTGGGGTTGAAAG GAAACCCACTTGCACAAGAAATTATGAGCCTCTACCAGGAACCTGATGGCACGCGGAGACTGCTCAGCTACTTGTTAGACAATCTGGCAGGGGCTATCAAGCGCT TACCAACAGAGCAGCCCCCAGCACGGTCGTGGATCTCACTCCAGGAACCAGACCGAACACGGGCCTCAG CACTGTTCTCTGTTATGTGCTACAATGTGCTGTGTGATAAATACGCCACACGACAGCTATATGGCTACTGCCCTTCTTGGGCTCTAAACTGGGAGTACAGGAAGAAATCCATCATGCAGGAGATAATGGGCTGCAATGCAGACATCATCAGTTTGCAG GAAGTTGAGACGGAGCAGTACTACAATTTTTTCTTGCCTGAGCTGAAGGAGCAGGGATACGACGGGTTCTTCAGTCCAAAGTCACGAGCCAGGACTATGTCCGAGTCGGATCGTAAACATGTGGACGGTTGTGCAGTTTTCTATAGGACAGAAAA GTTCAGTGCAGTGCAGAAGCACACAGTGGAGTTTAACCAGCTGGCCATGGCTAACTCCGAGGGCTCAGAGGCTATGCTGAACAGGGTGATGACCAAGGACAACATTGGGGTAGCTGTACTGCTTGAGGTTCGCAAAGAGATGATGGAGGCCTCAT CTGGAAAGTCACTCCATGGCATGGAGAAGCAGCTGCTCCTGGTAGCCAATGCCCACATGCACTGGGACCCAGAGTACTCTGACGTCAAGCTGGTCCAGACCATGATGTTCCTTTCAGAGGTGAAGAACATAGTGGACAAGGCCACACGCAGCCTCAAGTTGTCCTCTGTCTCTGGTGAGACCAATGCCATTCCACTGGTGCTGTGTGCCGACCTCAACTCCTTGCCTGACTCCG GCGTAGTGGAGTACCTGAGTACTGGTGGGGTGGACTGCACCCACAAGGACTTCAAGGAGCTTCGTTATAGCGACAGCCTGACCAAATTTAACTGCAATGGCAAGAGCAGCACGTCCAACGGCAGGATCACTCACGCCTTCAAGCTGAAGAGCGCCTACGACAACGGCCTGATGCCTTACACCAACTACACCTTTGACTTCAAG GGTGTCATCGACTATATTTTCTACTCTAAGCCTCACCTGAACGTGCTGGGTATCTTGGGCCCTCTGGACCCCCACTGGCTTGTAGAGAACAATGTCAGCGGCTGCCCACATCCCCACATCCCCTCCGACCACTTCTCTCTCTTCGGCCAGCTGGAGCTGCTCCTGCCCAACTTGCCCCCACAGGTCAATGGGCTCCATCTGCCTGCACGCAGGTAG
- the simc1 gene encoding uncharacterized protein simc1 isoform X2 produces MDDVISLSSDSNDSDVEIIGSFCNVMTKSDPLPLTAVRVDVDAVNVNVPTLYIDLTNPRWTLPELKMCKRQNPSVLTVVDLTETDIENGTNQETENLPPDDSQVKKAQSTNKNQTSNKQDLKLQKSSSRDPTDFALQQDCGNSKPKQRRLHSQTQPQKQKVKARLHAAIVKIRRLPFLETHVADLKKSRCFVYLNKDGTQMSLHPSQPDNNSEAPECVSNLSRTTTSNGPHMDHSLDESSPKVVESLVRQEEQENSNEFTNAQLNASISPHLMSPADSPCSDKEVSVATSKTHITREEERDDFCLPTLIPSPTSPSSSQDKAQGSLHKEVLCSKLEQLELDKAELSDPSFPHSPTTGPNPSEPFGLDSMSRQVDPTPTSEHTLAESTSEWQLEEVKAHEPSNSSDLFFLPSEPPLSTENMDDRSEAGTDRGDLGIDSPVSFLWQEEGSDGDEDNKESRFDIDFRAASREDRQFVCPFTLRKIMSGPAQSLLDGEDEDFGTPEVLCRQSLSLVYSTIDENYPEGTLELLSDLLQPGYYPPIDITSHLLRGILLNPQSHYHLCVQAFNLLMRTQRLHMADTTTVPWDWELLTTVTFSQDHTKRHRCEVVRMLMDYVVQTLEDDFQAKRSLSTLHHSIAKATLSCDQQFPHVRDVIKWLFFAIIKSTEQGESKEAARERDEHIRMVSIFQRMLSLALEVDRSPALNSAKLSQELFHMLISDIPLRAHRMLLLESLQSMLLR; encoded by the exons ATGGATGATGTGATCAGTCTCAGCTCCGACAGTAATGACTCTGATGTGGAAATCATCGGCTCCTTCTGTAACGTTATGACCAAAAGTGATCCACTGCCCCTCACAGCAGTGCGAGTTGACGTTGATGCCGTCAACGTCAACGTTCCAACG CTTTATATTGACCTCACAAACCCTAGATGGACTCTTCCAGAGCTGAAGATGTGCAAACGACAAAATCCCAGTGTCTTGACAGTGGTAGACTTGACTGAGACCGACATAGAAAATGGGACAAATCAGGAAACAGAGAATTTGCCACCAGATGACTCTCAAGTGAAAAAAGcacaaagtacaaataaaaatcaaacTTCAAACAAACAAGATTTAAAGTTACAGAAAAGCTCTTCAAGAGACCCAACTGATTTTGCACTACAGCAGGACTGTGGTAATTCAAAGCCAAAGCAGAGACGTTTGCATTCTCAAACACAACCCCAAAAGCAGAAGGTTAAAGCACGTCTTCATGCAGCAATTGTAAAAATAAGACGATTGCCTTTTCTTGAAACGCATGTCGCAGATTTGAAGAAGTCAAGgtgttttgtctatttaaacaaagatggtacacAAATGTCACTGCATCCTAGTCAACCAGATAATAACAGTGAAGCACCAGAATGCGTTAGTAATTTGAGTAGAACTACCACATCAAATGGTCCTCACATGGATCACTCACTGGATGAGTCTTCTCCTAAGGTGGTTGAATCTCTTGTCAGACAGGAAGAACAAGAGAACAGTAATGAATTTACAAACGCACAGTTAAATGCTAGTATATCTCCGCATCTAATGAGCCCAGCTGACTCTCCCTGCTCAGATAAAGAGGTCTCTGTCGCAACCTCAAAGACGCACATCACTCGGGAAGAAGAGAGGGATGACTTTTGCTTACCTACGCTCATCCCCTCTCCAACATCACCTTCTTCATCTCAAGATAAAGCACAGGGTTCTTTGCATAAAGAAGTCCTCTGCTCCAAACTGGAACAACTGGAATTAGACAAAGCAGAGCTCTCTGATCCCTCATTCCCCCACTCTCCTACCACTGGACCAAACCCTTCTGAGCCTTTTGGCCTTGACTCTATGTCCCGCCAAGTCGACCCAACACCCACTTCTGAGCATACACTAGCGGAGAGTACATCTGAATGGCAGTTGGAGGAGGTTAAGGCTCATGAGCCGTCAAACAGCTCTGACTTGTTCTTTCTCCCTAGTGAACCTCCTTTGTCAACTGAGAACATGGATGACAGATCTGAGGCcgggacagacagaggggatCTGGGCATTGACAGTCCAGTGTCTTTTCTTTGGCAAGAAGAGGGGAGTGATGGAGACGAAGACAACAAAGAGAGCAGATTTGATATAGACTTCAGGGCGGCCAGTAGGGAGGACAGGCAATTTGTGTGCCCATTTACACTCAGGAAAATAATGTCTGGACCAGCTCAATCCCTG cttgatgGGGAAGATGAAGATTTTGGAACTCCAGAGGTGCTTTGCCGTCAGAGCCTGAGCCTGGTGTACAGTACCATCGATGAGAACTACCCAGAGGGCACTTTGGAGCTTTTGTCTGACCTGCTACAGCCTGGTTACTATCCCCCCATAGATATCACCTCCCACCTGCTGCGTGGCATTCTGCTCAACCCACAGAGTCATTATCACCTGTGCGTGCAGGCTTTTAATCTGCTGATGAGGACACAGAG ACTCCACATGGCTGATACAACCACAGTTCCTTGGGACTGGGAGTTGTTGACCACAGTCACGTTCAGTCAG GACCATACAAAGAGACATCGATGTGAGGTTGTGCGAATGCTCATGGACTATGTCGTGCAGACTTTGGAGGATGACTTCCAGGCCAAACGCTCTCTCTCTACCCTCCACCACTCCATCGCTAAGGCAACATTGTCATGTGATCAGCAGTTCCCTCACGTCAG ggATGTCATCAAGTGGCTCTTTTTTGCCATTATAAAATCAACAGAGCAAGGGGAGAGTAAAGAagcagccagagagagagatgaacacATCAG AATGGTGTCCATCTTCCAGAGGATGCTGTCCTTGGCTCTGGAGGTGGACCGTTCTCCAGCTCTAAACTCTGCCAAGCTGTCCCAGGAGCTCTTCCATATGCTCATCAGCGATATACCTCTACGAGCACACAG GATGTTGTTACTGGAGAGCCTGCAGAGCATGCTGCTGAGAT GA
- the simc1 gene encoding uncharacterized protein simc1 isoform X1 produces MDDVISLSSDSNDSDVEIIGSFCNVMTKSDPLPLTAVRVDVDAVNVNVPTLYIDLTNPRWTLPELKMCKRQNPSVLTVVDLTETDIENGTNQETENLPPDDSQVKKAQSTNKNQTSNKQDLKLQKSSSRDPTDFALQQDCGNSKPKQRRLHSQTQPQKQKVKARLHAAIVKIRRLPFLETHVADLKKSRCFVYLNKDGTQMSLHPSQPDNNSEAPECVSNLSRTTTSNGPHMDHSLDESSPKVVESLVRQEEQENSNEFTNAQLNASISPHLMSPADSPCSDKEVSVATSKTHITREEERDDFCLPTLIPSPTSPSSSQDKAQGSLHKEVLCSKLEQLELDKAELSDPSFPHSPTTGPNPSEPFGLDSMSRQVDPTPTSEHTLAESTSEWQLEEVKAHEPSNSSDLFFLPSEPPLSTENMDDRSEAGTDRGDLGIDSPVSFLWQEEGSDGDEDNKESRFDIDFRAASREDRQFVCPFTLRKIMSGPAQSLLDGEDEDFGTPEVLCRQSLSLVYSTIDENYPEGTLELLSDLLQPGYYPPIDITSHLLRGILLNPQSHYHLCVQAFNLLMRTQRLHMADTTTVPWDWELLTTVTFSQDHTKRHRCEVVRMLMDYVVQTLEDDFQAKRSLSTLHHSIAKATLSCDQQFPHVRDVIKWLFFAIIKSTEQGESKEAARERDEHIRMVSIFQRMLSLALEVDRSPALNSAKLSQELFHMLISDIPLRAHRMLLLESLQSMLLRCKLLEHLLDYACPLKISLPMSLSLLLHFLKNCTLAPDPSDGTERWQRWEELVHLLWMLLLSYNKAMKGYLCNNVSEQRGGVGNLVYKPDDMVSKPAICEAVEAFLSRSQADLGQALPLHVEESLTYLQDHLLDVCQC; encoded by the exons ATGGATGATGTGATCAGTCTCAGCTCCGACAGTAATGACTCTGATGTGGAAATCATCGGCTCCTTCTGTAACGTTATGACCAAAAGTGATCCACTGCCCCTCACAGCAGTGCGAGTTGACGTTGATGCCGTCAACGTCAACGTTCCAACG CTTTATATTGACCTCACAAACCCTAGATGGACTCTTCCAGAGCTGAAGATGTGCAAACGACAAAATCCCAGTGTCTTGACAGTGGTAGACTTGACTGAGACCGACATAGAAAATGGGACAAATCAGGAAACAGAGAATTTGCCACCAGATGACTCTCAAGTGAAAAAAGcacaaagtacaaataaaaatcaaacTTCAAACAAACAAGATTTAAAGTTACAGAAAAGCTCTTCAAGAGACCCAACTGATTTTGCACTACAGCAGGACTGTGGTAATTCAAAGCCAAAGCAGAGACGTTTGCATTCTCAAACACAACCCCAAAAGCAGAAGGTTAAAGCACGTCTTCATGCAGCAATTGTAAAAATAAGACGATTGCCTTTTCTTGAAACGCATGTCGCAGATTTGAAGAAGTCAAGgtgttttgtctatttaaacaaagatggtacacAAATGTCACTGCATCCTAGTCAACCAGATAATAACAGTGAAGCACCAGAATGCGTTAGTAATTTGAGTAGAACTACCACATCAAATGGTCCTCACATGGATCACTCACTGGATGAGTCTTCTCCTAAGGTGGTTGAATCTCTTGTCAGACAGGAAGAACAAGAGAACAGTAATGAATTTACAAACGCACAGTTAAATGCTAGTATATCTCCGCATCTAATGAGCCCAGCTGACTCTCCCTGCTCAGATAAAGAGGTCTCTGTCGCAACCTCAAAGACGCACATCACTCGGGAAGAAGAGAGGGATGACTTTTGCTTACCTACGCTCATCCCCTCTCCAACATCACCTTCTTCATCTCAAGATAAAGCACAGGGTTCTTTGCATAAAGAAGTCCTCTGCTCCAAACTGGAACAACTGGAATTAGACAAAGCAGAGCTCTCTGATCCCTCATTCCCCCACTCTCCTACCACTGGACCAAACCCTTCTGAGCCTTTTGGCCTTGACTCTATGTCCCGCCAAGTCGACCCAACACCCACTTCTGAGCATACACTAGCGGAGAGTACATCTGAATGGCAGTTGGAGGAGGTTAAGGCTCATGAGCCGTCAAACAGCTCTGACTTGTTCTTTCTCCCTAGTGAACCTCCTTTGTCAACTGAGAACATGGATGACAGATCTGAGGCcgggacagacagaggggatCTGGGCATTGACAGTCCAGTGTCTTTTCTTTGGCAAGAAGAGGGGAGTGATGGAGACGAAGACAACAAAGAGAGCAGATTTGATATAGACTTCAGGGCGGCCAGTAGGGAGGACAGGCAATTTGTGTGCCCATTTACACTCAGGAAAATAATGTCTGGACCAGCTCAATCCCTG cttgatgGGGAAGATGAAGATTTTGGAACTCCAGAGGTGCTTTGCCGTCAGAGCCTGAGCCTGGTGTACAGTACCATCGATGAGAACTACCCAGAGGGCACTTTGGAGCTTTTGTCTGACCTGCTACAGCCTGGTTACTATCCCCCCATAGATATCACCTCCCACCTGCTGCGTGGCATTCTGCTCAACCCACAGAGTCATTATCACCTGTGCGTGCAGGCTTTTAATCTGCTGATGAGGACACAGAG ACTCCACATGGCTGATACAACCACAGTTCCTTGGGACTGGGAGTTGTTGACCACAGTCACGTTCAGTCAG GACCATACAAAGAGACATCGATGTGAGGTTGTGCGAATGCTCATGGACTATGTCGTGCAGACTTTGGAGGATGACTTCCAGGCCAAACGCTCTCTCTCTACCCTCCACCACTCCATCGCTAAGGCAACATTGTCATGTGATCAGCAGTTCCCTCACGTCAG ggATGTCATCAAGTGGCTCTTTTTTGCCATTATAAAATCAACAGAGCAAGGGGAGAGTAAAGAagcagccagagagagagatgaacacATCAG AATGGTGTCCATCTTCCAGAGGATGCTGTCCTTGGCTCTGGAGGTGGACCGTTCTCCAGCTCTAAACTCTGCCAAGCTGTCCCAGGAGCTCTTCCATATGCTCATCAGCGATATACCTCTACGAGCACACAG GATGTTGTTACTGGAGAGCCTGCAGAGCATGCTGCTGAGATGTAAGCTGTTGGAACATCTGTTAGATTATGCATGCCCACTGAAAATCTCTCTGCCCATGTCGCTCAGTCTTCTGCTTCACTTTTTGAAGAACTGCACTCTGGCACCAGACCCTTCG GATGGTACTGAAAGGTGGCAGAGGTGGGAAGAGTTGGTCCATCTTCTCTGGATGTTGCTGCTCAGCTACAACAAAGCGATGAAAG GCTATCTATGCAACAATGTCTCTGAACAAAGAGGCGGAGTTGGCAACTTGGTTTACAAGCCGGATGATATGGTATCCAAGCCTGCCATTTGTGAAGCAGTGGAGGCTTTTCTGTCCAGATCCCAGGCTGACCTCGGCCAAGCCTTACCTCTCCATGTGGAAGAGTCCCTCACTTATCTACAGGATCATCTGCTAGATGTCTGTCAGTGTTGA